The following coding sequences lie in one Candidatus Wallbacteria bacterium genomic window:
- a CDS encoding sigma factor gives MIETIYLTHRHSLYRFALSLTRDKELSQDLVSDTILTALRHMDLLATFPEQRLKS, from the coding sequence ATGATCGAAACAATATATCTTACCCACAGGCATTCCCTGTACAGATTCGCCCTGTCCCTGACCCGCGACAAGGAGCTGTCGCAGGATCTGGTGTCAGATACAATCCTGACCGCGCTCAGGCACATGGACCTGCTCGCCACATTCCCTGAACAAAGGCTCAAGTCCTGA
- a CDS encoding sigma factor-like helix-turn-helix DNA-binding protein — MDQAIDCRNLLAGLDQKKRLLLTLKYLHELTSSEIAEQVRRPASTVRREIAEALEELRCNSGFP; from the coding sequence ATGGACCAGGCCATTGACTGCAGGAACCTGCTGGCAGGGCTGGACCAGAAAAAGCGGCTGCTGCTGACCCTGAAATACCTGCACGAGCTGACCAGCAGCGAAATCGCTGAACAGGTGCGCAGGCCGGCCTCGACAGTGCGCCGCGAGATCGCAGAAGCGCTGGAGGAGCTGAGATGCAATTCCGGCTTTCCCTGA
- a CDS encoding YaiI/YqxD family protein: MKIYVDADGFPKAVKEILIRAAIRHQVSVVFVANKPFRHEQSSLFTYVLVPEGPDIADDRIAELAESGDLVITGDIPLADRVVSKGACALDPRGKLYTEANVKNCLAVRNLLSSLRDEGMPAGGPPAFGKKDCLAFADKLDSFLVRQLKGKK; encoded by the coding sequence ATGAAGATATATGTCGATGCAGACGGGTTTCCAAAAGCAGTAAAAGAGATTCTGATCCGTGCTGCAATACGGCATCAGGTATCAGTTGTTTTCGTTGCCAACAAGCCATTCAGGCATGAGCAGTCCAGCCTGTTCACCTATGTCCTGGTTCCAGAGGGGCCGGACATTGCGGATGACCGTATCGCTGAACTGGCTGAATCCGGGGATCTTGTGATAACAGGCGATATTCCGCTCGCAGACAGGGTCGTATCTAAAGGCGCATGCGCTCTGGACCCCAGAGGCAAGCTCTACACTGAGGCGAATGTCAAGAACTGCCTGGCTGTGCGCAATCTGCTGAGCAGCCTGCGTGACGAGGGCATGCCGGCCGGCGGGCCACCCGCTTTTGGCAAAAAAGACTGCCTGGCTTTCGCAGATAAGCTCGACAGCTTCCTGGTCCGGCAGCTGAAGGGAAAAAAATGA